In Amphiprion ocellaris isolate individual 3 ecotype Okinawa chromosome 2, ASM2253959v1, whole genome shotgun sequence, the genomic stretch CTCGGCCGTACTGTGTCAAGGATCAGCTGATAAGCAACataatagaatagaaaagaatagaatagccactttattgtcaaccagaacatacactagttggtgcacacCATGACTGAAATTTCGATGCAAAAAACCTGCCATTGGACAGATACAGAAGATAcagaacaaaaactaaaaaattattctaaataaaaaacaattatatatcacacacacacctaaaaCATACACATCcgcacatatttattttacagtgaagataTAGCAGCAGTATTGTACGTAACATTgaaaaaagtagcagcagttATATTTCACAGCAACCGTGGGTGACTCCACCCAGAAGGACTATTTGAGTTCAAGAGTCTGATGGCTTGGGGGATGAAACTGTTACAGGACCTGGCTGTTCTCGCTCTGATGCTGCAAAACCAGAGGGGAGCAGGAGAACAGACCATGGCGGGGTGTGTGGAGTCTATCTGCTACTGAGTGAATTTCATAAGTTGAGTTTACATAGCTAAAAACTACTATTCATCCAATAtccatacaccgcttaatcctcattgagGTTGCAgggagctggagtctgtcccagctgacttatggtgaaggcaggggacatgctggacagatcaccagtctgtctgcacatagagacaaacagcacactctcattcacacctgtggaacagtccttggactgtgggaggaagccagggAACCTGGAGTAAACCCATgaatgcacaggaagaacatgcaaactccatgcagaaagatcccagggctaggctgggatgtgaaccgggAATCTTGTAACTGCAGGGccacagtgctaaccactgagcacCTGTGCAACCCGTTAATTctattatattaaattaaaacaagcATCAATAACCTATAAAATAAATCAGTCTCACTCCagctggaagctaaaaatggaCAACTCTTGTGTAACCAAGTGGATTTTGTAATCTTTCTGTGCAAGACCCACCTTTATATCtgacttttctttttagaaatCAAATAAGTAGGACTAATTACAAGGAACAGAGTTTGAgaactgctgcttttctgcaCTCACTGATGGATAAATATGGAGCACAGACTGAGTTTAGAAAGAAATTAAGATGATTTTACTTTGCTGAGAGCACAATGTcacacattttatattcatttttgctctaaaataccttaaaaaacGTGCCATTAAgaggttaaaattaaaaaaaaaaaaaaaaatcaaatcctACCAACgcttgagatgtttttttttctctggcaAACAAGAGGCTGTATCCACGCAGGAAGAAGGTCACAAGTATGCTTTTCCTACTTTTATGCCTTGATTAAATCAGACTTCCCCCTATTCAGTCTAGCTTCATTCACTCTGCTGATTTGTGTCAAGATTTACTGGTGTAAAGTTCACCAGTAGTAAATATGTGACTACTGTTCCCAGTCAGCGAGTTTCCAGGAGCTGCAGCGAGCCAAGCTGTCATGTTTGCCAAACTTGGTTTTCCAGCCGTCAGGGCGACTTTTTCctccattatatttaataatgtTCCACAGATGTACCCAAAAGTTGCAATCGAGTATCCAGATGTCTTACATTTCTGCAGCTCGAGTCCGGAAACAGCTTGTTCGTGTTGCTTGCACGCAGTGTGAGGTTGCACGTAGCTGGACGGTGGGCGGAGTGAAGCTTCTTCTATTTACCCTAAACTCAACCTGCGTCCACTGCAGCGTCACAGTTATTTACCAGGAggaaaagcaaacagacaaacactaCTCGGTGCCAAAACATGCTATTTTATGCTCCATTTTATAGTCAGTGTCATGAACCCGAGAGGGTTTCTATCTTTAGAAGTTAAAAGAAGCAAGATAACCTAATGCCTTACATGCATTTTGATGAGAAATTATTGTTTGAagatgtattttaatgttttttattttttgtgttatttgtagTAATGCAACGGAGTGGCAACAGTTTGTTGCAAGTTTTCTGAAGACCTTAGCAGGACAAAGCAAGCCCCAGTATTGCAAAACTAAAGTCAACATCACACATGACACTGACTAGTTTAAACTAATCACTGAATGTAGTGAAATAGTACCTCCACCTCCGCATGATGCACAATTCATTCTTGTCATCATGCAAAGAATTCCGCCATAAAATGAGAGTCATTTCAAGatctgtttgtgtattttctctCCAGGCATATTTGCTGAACCTCATGTGAACTTTTGTGCAATCCCAATGCGCAAAGATGTTCCTTGAAGGTTTTTATTGCTGTTATAAAGTTTTATAGTTAATAGGTTCCATTATAAGGGACAAGATGTGTAGTCATGCTGACACGCAAAAACACGCAAAAATCAAAGTGACTGTGCACAATTTTGTTacggagttggtggagttttgGGAAAATAGAAGCAAAACAAGAGTTAATGAGTTATCAGTGATTAAATCGATTAGGTAACTATGAATCTTGCGTAATTGTGCAGGGAGGTTCTCTTCAAAAACCAATGGATTCTAAAGAAAAAGTGGGGTTGTTCCCTTATTTTATGAGTCATGatgagatttttaaaatttcttttcacTAAATCCATTTTTATCTTAAACACACTTAATTTGTTGTGCAGTTACAAGGAGCAGTAAAGTTTCTTGGGAATTTTTCTATCGACCAAAGTCAGGGAGGTCTATTTGCATTTGCTATGAAGTTTTAGCTTTAACAAAAATCAACAGGCTCCTCCATTACAAGGAGTAAAATGCACACTGGAAAATCAAGAtaaatttgcagaattttgtCAAGAAGCCTGGGTAGTTTAGTGAAGAAAATGCTAAACAAGCCTTAGAGAGTTATCATGAATTAAACTGATTAATTCATGATGGATTTTGCACCTTACACAGAGAGGTGCTCTTTAATCCCGTCCAGGAGTGCAGTTGAATGATGTAGGAAATCATTCATTCCAGCTATTTTATCTTCACCACACCTAGACTGTTGCTGAATGACAAGGAGCAGTGAGGCTTCTTGAAGCCTGACTGGATTTGTCATGAAGACTTATCATTAAAAGGTTCCATTCTAAGTAATATAATATACTTGATGTACTCATGCATGTTGTAAGGagcacaaaaatatcaacctAATTGTGCAGAATTTTGTCAAGGAGTTGGTGCAGTTTAGTGAAAATAGAAGCAAAACAAGAGTTAATGAGTGATCATAGAATAAATTGATTGGTTAGTTATGGGGCGTGATTGTGCAGCGACGTtctcttaaaaaacaatagATTTTGTAGAAAAAGTTGAAAGTTGGTTCCTTTATTGTAGAATGATGACAAGATTTGTTCACTTCTTTTCACTCCAGCTGTTTTTTCTTAAACATATCTGAACTATTGTGCAATCATTGGAACAGTGAAGCTTCTTGAAGTGTCTGTTATCAAAGTCATGGAGGCCTGGCTGCACCTGTCATAAAGCACTGGGACTAACAGGTTCCATTATAACGATATGGACAAGCAGGGCTAAAATGTACTTGGTGCCTTCATGCATActggttatttatttaaatgaaccGCTGTTCacttgaaaaaaacagtttggacAGAGCTTTCAGtgagtggatttgatgcagaaACAAGTCAATTTCCAAGAAAACTGCACTGCAACAAGTAAAAGCATTCAGCATATTCAAAGATATGCATAGatttgaacaaaaacagcatttatgtttaaaaacttTCCCATGTTTTATTCAAATTGCACATTCTAAAAACATTCTCCACCTACAGCTGACTCATTATTCTTACAACTTACTGAGGGATTTTGAGTAAtatgagaggagagaggagagaggctgTTTATTGTAGACAAAGCTGCTCAGCAAGGCAGCGCATGAGAAAACCATAATGATGCTGAGGGTAGACGAAGGTTTGGTCTCTGGTTCTGGTACCACTCTGGTCTTGAAAGGCTGAATCACTCGATCCCATTGAGTGAGAATCGCCTGACGGGCTCCAGCCCAACGGCCTGGTCCAGTCAGACGGTACTGATATGGGGTGGCAGGACCGTAGAAAACCTGCAGCGCCAGTTTGGGATCCGTCACAAAGAGCCACGGTATGTTTGGTCGAGCCCCGACCTGCTCTGCCAGAGAGTCCTGGTAAGGGATGTAGTCCACATACAGGGGGTAACGCTCTGAACAGGCATGTCTAACAGACGGACACGGAAAAGAACAttgtaaaaagagaaacaaatagCTATATAGGTTCAAAGATTTTGCAACAAGTTGTTACTGGTGATCATTCCACCAAATTAATACACAGTTTTGGTCACATTAGCAGCTTTATTATTCAGCTTAATTGTTTCTTACTTCTGATGCATCTCTGCTGTGTCTTTCTCAATTTCCTTCATCATGATCTTGTCAGTTGGGAGGGTTATTAAGCCTGCAGGGAAGAATTCAGTCAGACTGAAACATAGACAATAAAGGTTTCTAACATTTATCTTAAGCTGGATTTATGCTTTTGCACGGTTTGCTTTTGCTACCTTCATGATGATGCTGTAGCTGCGAATCATCATCATTAGCTTCATGCACACAAGAAACATCAAGAATGAaagttttaaacagttttagcaGTTCTTCTTTATCaacaatttacagttatttcacagattttctttgttttgttaaattacagataataatttgtaaaaataacagacaaaaagTATAAAATTGCATGTTAACTgttgaaaaaatacaggaaaaatggctaaaattgCAAGCAGTGTCCAcctgaaaaatgtttaacaaatagtaatttgttcttcttTGATGTCTAACTGCAAAATAacactattttactgtatttatatcaacaaaaatatcattattttgcagatatttactgttaattgaaagaaaatgtaagtATATTAAAGGATGGAAAAACAGTTAATCGTTTTAAACTGTTGTTTAACAGATTAtcccatttattttaattactgaTGTTGAAGAAATTTACCCCAAGTCCTCATGCAAAGTTTTCTGGAGTGGGATGGTTATTAGCATTCTGGTATACCGTGGGCTTACAACACAGAGtgtgagtctgtgaaggtaagctgACCCAGAACTTTTACCGAGTAAAACGTTTTATACAGCTGGTCAGACAGATGGGAGGGGACAgtatgtaaataaagaaaagaacagtggTCAGTTTACATATGGCTGCTAATCATTGACAAACGGTGATGTGGAGTCAAGCCGTCTggacaacaaaaggtaagagaaCGAGGCTTCTGGCAGGCGACTGAATCAAGGAGACTAGCGGACAACAATTGGTAAGAGAGTTATCAGTATAACAAAGAGTGACACTAGGGGTAGGGGGTGTCTGTAGCAAAATgatgtgctattttcttcatcgcTGTTAATATCtggcaaaaacacagaaaaaagtattattttacatgttgactgtaaaataacaaaacagtaCAAAACTGTGCATCCtcaaaaatctgtagttttaccAAGAGAAGTTAGTTTTACGGCatttatccaggttgttttctgctgACTAGATCCCTACTTGTGTTttatctactctcagatatacgacattctggataaaagcatctgctaaatgaaactgtagaactgtaagcctgttcttttacaatatgtAATCACAACATGACACAGTTTTACTGGACTGTTTTTGAATGATAAGTTTTCCatagtttttttaatgtgttgctTTCTGTAATCATTGCTGCCAGATcttttgatgtatttatttttccagtttaacTATTTTATGTAGAGCACAAGGAAGTTCCTGTCCAGTTTCCACTTTAAGTGCCTCCTTATCAGTTCACTATCAGTCATTTCAAATGTTAACAGGCCTTTATAAACACCACATATCAGATTAATGGCCTCACTGACTCAGTACACCTGCAGAAAACTTTGTTCCTGTGTAGCAGTTTACCTTTAAACACTCTTGTAGCCCAGCGGGCCTGCATCTCAGCCAGAGGGTTGATCGCCCCGAAGCCATGGATGAAGCCCACTACTGCCAGCGTGGGTTTGGTCAGAGTAGGATGGAAAATATGCTTGTAGAGACACAGCCTGTAGCCACATTTAGCCTGCAGGGCTGCAGGCAGGAAAGGGAAGCCGTAGTTGTAGCCTGTAGCAAACACCACGACATCCACCTGTATGAAAGACACACTTTATAACAATTTGAGGTCATTCAGCTGAGATATGTCCCCCTGCTGCACTTTGGTTACTTTATTAGTTCAAAGTTGTCTTATGAGGTGTGACAGTGCAAAACTAGCGGAGTTATATTACCTTGAGAGAACAGCAAACTTGTTCTGATTACTATGGAAAAAAAGATACAGATACACAGCAAGTTTCCACCAGGTCTTTTTTCTCTCAGTGGAGTTTTAACTCTCTAAAAATGCATTCTGGAAAGTCTGCTTACATGGCAGTTTTGTTTCTTATAAGCCTAATTTAATGAGTTAAGTGGGCTTTAATCTGTTTATTCGTTCAACTTAATAATTTAAATCAAAATGCTTTAAGTGATAAGAGCTCATTTGTAAGTTCTAAGATGTGCAAATCAAAATTCTATAAGTAAAATCACTAGAAATTACCAAAACTCATATATTTACATTCAAGTAAACTAGAGAGGCTGAGCTGATTTTAATACAATCCTTTATGAGGTTTTATAGTTTGTACAAAAATGAGCATATAATCAcatcatgaataaataaactaaataaatggGGCATTCCAGAAATGAATGCTGATATGCCACACATTTTACGACATGAATTCAATACATATGTTGAGCCACAGTTAAGAAAAGCATTAATATTCACCTTATCTATGATGCTGCCATCAGTGAAGATCACACTGGACCCAGAGAATTCCTTTACGTTGGGTTTCACTTGAACACGACCTGAGATGATCCGAGCTGGCAGGTCGTCGTTGACTACAGGAACCTGTGcaaaaaagctgcaaacaaaACGGCAGCAATGAACAGTCATGAGAAAAAAAGTTTGCACacatttgtaaagaccatgtacatCTGAGCAGTtatgagtttccaatgactcctataataCAATCACtaaaacacatgcatctttgtctcatctttgtctttcatagatttattataagTCCTCTGGGAATGTGTGAAAATCTGTTGggtcaaaatatgtttttctttgcGATTGTATATGATCGATGTAGAAGAAGCATCTCAGAGACACATTAGGTAGATTGTCCCAGTGTGAGATGGAAGtcacagctggaaaaaaattgtttgttatgtttattttacatgaaaccagaaaaatatTGCTAATTATTAATTTAGCCCATTTAGGGTTCAAACTCTTCTCATGAAaatcttttgtttgtgtgttttttatttaaatcgGCACTCGAACACTTCAGATCATGATTATTGGTCCATGACACTATATAAACTGAAGTGTGAACTATGAATGTGTGGAGAAACTTTTAGAACTGAATGGATTCACAGAATAAATGCACAAATGCACAACAGGAACATGTTTCTGCATGAGTGAACTTCTTATCTGCCGTTTTTGCAGAAGCATTATCAAACACTTAGAACACCTC encodes the following:
- the LOC111577520 gene encoding flavin-containing monooxygenase 5-like isoform X2; translated protein: MAAQRVAVIGAGPSGLTSIKACLEEGLEPTCFESSYDIGGLWKFKEKPEPGRANIYQSVVINSSKEMMSFSDFPPPAELPNNMHHSEIMIYLRLYAQAFNLTQHIHLQTTVISVRQRPDFAASGQWEVETEKTEASRQMHVFDAVIVCTGHFTQPHLPLTDFPGIESFQGRYFHSWDYRSAEGLEGKRVVVIGIGNSGGDIAVDISRVAEKVYLSTRSGAWVIGRVAPGGLPADIVRVSRMGNLIRKLFPSWTNKTLEKKLNAPFDHKLYGLQPKHAFFAQVPVVNDDLPARIISGRVQVKPNVKEFSGSSVIFTDGSIIDKVDVVVFATGYNYGFPFLPAALQAKCGYRLCLYKHIFHPTLTKPTLAVVGFIHGFGAINPLAEMQARWATRVFKGLITLPTDKIMMKEIEKDTAEMHQKHACSERYPLYVDYIPYQDSLAEQVGARPNIPWLFVTDPKLALQVFYGPATPYQYRLTGPGRWAGARQAILTQWDRVIQPFKTRVVPEPETKPSSTLSIIMVFSCAALLSSFVYNKQPLSSLLSYYSKSLSKL
- the LOC111577520 gene encoding flavin-containing monooxygenase 5-like isoform X3, whose translation is MMSFSDFPPPAELPNNMHHSEIMIYLRLYAQAFNLTQHIHLQTTVISVRQRPDFAASGQWEVETEKTEASRQMHVFDAVIVCTGHFTQPHLPLTDFPGIESFQGRYFHSWDYRSAEGLEGKRVVVIGIGNSGGDIAVDISRVAEKVYLSTRSGAWVIGRVAPGGLPADIVRVSRMGNLIRKLFPSWTNKTLEKKLNAPFDHKLYGLQPKHAFFAQVPVVNDDLPARIISGRVQVKPNVKEFSGSSVIFTDGSIIDKVDVVVFATGYNYGFPFLPAALQAKCGYRLCLYKHIFHPTLTKPTLAVVGFIHGFGAINPLAEMQARWATRVFKANDDDSQLQHHHEGLITLPTDKIMMKEIEKDTAEMHQKHACSERYPLYVDYIPYQDSLAEQVGARPNIPWLFVTDPKLALQVFYGPATPYQYRLTGPGRWAGARQAILTQWDRVIQPFKTRVVPEPETKPSSTLSIIMVFSCAALLSSFVYNKQPLSSLLSYYSKSLSKL
- the LOC111577520 gene encoding flavin-containing monooxygenase 5-like isoform X1, whose protein sequence is MAAQRVAVIGAGPSGLTSIKACLEEGLEPTCFESSYDIGGLWKFKEKPEPGRANIYQSVVINSSKEMMSFSDFPPPAELPNNMHHSEIMIYLRLYAQAFNLTQHIHLQTTVISVRQRPDFAASGQWEVETEKTEASRQMHVFDAVIVCTGHFTQPHLPLTDFPGIESFQGRYFHSWDYRSAEGLEGKRVVVIGIGNSGGDIAVDISRVAEKVYLSTRSGAWVIGRVAPGGLPADIVRVSRMGNLIRKLFPSWTNKTLEKKLNAPFDHKLYGLQPKHAFFAQVPVVNDDLPARIISGRVQVKPNVKEFSGSSVIFTDGSIIDKVDVVVFATGYNYGFPFLPAALQAKCGYRLCLYKHIFHPTLTKPTLAVVGFIHGFGAINPLAEMQARWATRVFKANDDDSQLQHHHEGLITLPTDKIMMKEIEKDTAEMHQKHACSERYPLYVDYIPYQDSLAEQVGARPNIPWLFVTDPKLALQVFYGPATPYQYRLTGPGRWAGARQAILTQWDRVIQPFKTRVVPEPETKPSSTLSIIMVFSCAALLSSFVYNKQPLSSLLSYYSKSLSKL